The nucleotide window ACACCCCGCGATCATGATAAAAACCAAAATTGAGAGAAAAAAGTTGCGCTTCATGATTCACTTCATCCTATATTAGTTTGTATTAAGAGAGATATTATTTTGAAAAGGATTTTTATTTACAAGGAATTTACCTTTATTAAATACGATCTTTTCCTTTGGAAATATAGCGCCAATAACAAAACCCCCTCCTAATCCTATGCCAGTAATAATAGCGATAACTTGACCCCCATTTTCTACTTCAGTAAATGGGTCTGCTTCAACTTGCAAGACGGCCGATATTGCAGAAAGTAAAAATAAAGCACCCCCAAACAGAGCGCCTTCAATGGCATGGTTGCCTACTTTAGCTTTGACATACTGGATTTCGGTCAATGGAAAGGTAATATTTTCCGAAGTTAGTTGATTTATAAAACTTAAAGTTTGGGCGGTAAAAACAAGATCTGTACCATTAAATCTTGACCTGTCATTTTTAATAATAAGACCCTTTGAAAACCTCCTTACCGGCCCATTTTGGTTTGAGATTGATTGAGCATTAGAAACAGAGGGGTAGAAGAATAATATACAAAGGGATGAAACAATCGAGAAAACTATTTTTGATTTCATGACGCTTACCATCATTATAAGATATTAGATATTTATTTCGTTCATATTTAATTTAAAAATAATAGCAAAGTATAATTTATAAAATGTAGCCTAAATGTAACAGATTTAAAATGCATGAATTTAGTATTACATTTATATAACCCCGGCAACTCTAACTATTTAGAAAGCTAATTTAAAAAATTATCATTATGCAAGAAAATAATTGTAACGAGCAAGAAATAAGACACCCTCCTTGTTGCCCTTAATACTGGATACTAATTGCAATTAGCTAACCGCTAATCCGCCAGCCGGCGTAATACACTATCATCCCCAGTACCCCATACCAACCATCAGATCGATGACGATACGTTAAAAGAACCTGGGGATGTTATCCTTCACCTTGGACAGGAGCTCACCGGCGAGCTCATTTCTCAGACTCTGATATGCCTGCTGGAGAAGTTCTTCCGGTGTGGAAGACGAGCCCAGAATCCTCTCAACACGCCCTGGTTTAACCTTCTTTGTCCTCGGTGGCGAGTGGAATGCCACAAACTCAGGGTAGCGGTTTAGTATCTTGACGTCGATGCGATCATGTCCTTCATTGTGCAGTTTCCTGCCGCGATCCGTAATCTGGAAATAACCCTGCCTTGGACTGGATAAAACCTTGGATTGGATGAAGTACGCCTTCGCCCAATGTATCCTGTTATCATATTTGGTCTGCTGACCACTGGGCAGTAATTCAGCGAGGTCCTCTTCAGTCATGTCAAACGCATCTACCAAGCGTACTCTTGCCTCACTGATTGAATGCTCTTTGCCATCCGCGGCAAGATCCAGCAGTGGTTTGAAGAAGGACTGGAAATCAGGTACCGGCATTGATGCCTCTCCTATTTTAGCCTATATGAGAGCAA belongs to Candidatus Neomarinimicrobiota bacterium and includes:
- a CDS encoding winged helix-turn-helix domain-containing protein; translated protein: MPVPDFQSFFKPLLDLAADGKEHSISEARVRLVDAFDMTEEDLAELLPSGQQTKYDNRIHWAKAYFIQSKVLSSPRQGYFQITDRGRKLHNEGHDRIDVKILNRYPEFVAFHSPPRTKKVKPGRVERILGSSSTPEELLQQAYQSLRNELAGELLSKVKDNIPRFF